A stretch of DNA from Sulfuricurvum sp. IAE1:
AGGTCTATCCGCTTGCCGGTACCGTAGGGACCACCCATCCATCCTGTATTCACCAGCCAGGCATCAGCATGATGTTCCTTCATCTTCCTGGTGAGCTCTCGTGCATATATTATCGGATCAAGCATCAGAAATGCAGCCCCGAAGCAGGCAGAGAAGGAGGGAACGGGCTCCTTTATCCCTCGCTCCGTACCAGCAACCTTGGCTGTATAACCGCTCAGGAAGTAGTACTGCGTCTGCTCTTCGGTAAGTCTTGCCACAGGAGGTAAAACCCCGAAGGCATCTGCCGTCAGAAAGATTACCGTGGTGGCATGACCTGCCTTCGATACCGGCCTGACAATATTCTCTATATGGTATATGGGGTAGGAGACCCTCGTGTTCTCCGTCTTCCCGGCACTGCTGAAGTCTATCTCCCCCTTCTCATTCACTACCACGTTCTCAAGCAAGGCATCACGCCTTATTGCCCTGTATATGTCAGGTTCATTCTCCTTGCTGAGATTGATTGTCTTGGCATAGCATCCACCCTCAAAATTGAAGATGCCTTCCTCGTCCCAGCCATGCTCATCATCACCTATCAATGCCCTGTCAGGGTCAGTTGAAAGTGTCGTCTTGCCGGTACCTGACAATCCGAAAAAGATGGCAACATCATTCTTCTTTCCAACGTTGGCCGAACAATGCATCGAAGCAATCCCCTTCAGTGGCAGATAGTAATTCATCACCGAGAATATACCCTTCTTCATCTCCCCTCCGTACCAGGTGCCACCCACAAGCATCATCCGCTCCGTCAGGTTGAATAACACAAAGTTCTCTGAATTCATTCCAAATTTCTGATAATCAGGATTTATGGCCTTTGATGCCATCAGCACAACGAAGTCGGGATTGAAATTTTCAAGCTCCTGTCCTGTGGGACGGATAAACATGTTTTTTACAAAATGGGCCTGCCATGCCACCTCCATGATGAAACGGACACATAGACGCGTGTCAGGGTTAGCGCCGCTGTAACAATCGACAACATAGAGCTTTTTGCCGGAGAGCTGATTCTCTGCTATTTTCCTGCAGTGATCCCAGGCTTCCCGTGTAAGTGCCTTGTTGTCAGAAACCGGAGAGTCCTCCGATTTCCACCAGACAGTATTCTCAGTGGTACTGTCCCTGACAATGTACTTGTCCCTGGGAGAGCGGCCGGTGAAGTCACCGGTATCTACCGCCATTGCCCCGGTTGTGGTGGGAATGCCCCGTTCAAAACCCGTCAGTACGGGTGAGAGCTCATCATCATACAGACACTCATAGGAAGGATTATAAACTATCTCTGTTACTTCGGTTATACCGTATTGCTTTAAGATTTCCACTGACATCATGGTTCCGGGGGTTTTGATGTCCATCAAAGTTAATAATATTAAGCAATCAAATTTCAAAATAAAAATCAAACCGCCTGCCATTTAAAAAAAGAGCGCTATGTAACACCGGATTAGTTATCTTTAGCTGGCAATACGAAACAAAATGAGAACGGTTTTCATGTTGATGGTTATCCTCTTCACCGTTGAGGTTTATCCGC
This window harbors:
- the pckA gene encoding phosphoenolpyruvate carboxykinase (ATP) produces the protein MSVEILKQYGITEVTEIVYNPSYECLYDDELSPVLTGFERGIPTTTGAMAVDTGDFTGRSPRDKYIVRDSTTENTVWWKSEDSPVSDNKALTREAWDHCRKIAENQLSGKKLYVVDCYSGANPDTRLCVRFIMEVAWQAHFVKNMFIRPTGQELENFNPDFVVLMASKAINPDYQKFGMNSENFVLFNLTERMMLVGGTWYGGEMKKGIFSVMNYYLPLKGIASMHCSANVGKKNDVAIFFGLSGTGKTTLSTDPDRALIGDDEHGWDEEGIFNFEGGCYAKTINLSKENEPDIYRAIRRDALLENVVVNEKGEIDFSSAGKTENTRVSYPIYHIENIVRPVSKAGHATTVIFLTADAFGVLPPVARLTEEQTQYYFLSGYTAKVAGTERGIKEPVPSFSACFGAAFLMLDPIIYARELTRKMKEHHADAWLVNTGWMGGPYGTGKRIDLPSTRKIINAILNKSLGDVPYTTIPVFNLSIPSSVPGVPSDLLDPGQ